In one window of Pseudooceanicola aestuarii DNA:
- a CDS encoding ASCH domain-containing protein produces MTDPVTFTFGDSRALCDEVLALVRAGAKTATCARLAEFTEESAPMPVVGRRDIALDWDGAPAVELETREVRLLRFDQMTEAMVRPQAEFRDLAHWQQGYGAYFRRQGLAAPEAEMIVWERFRLLRDFAADGSNGPDETNGTERRS; encoded by the coding sequence ATGACGGACCCCGTCACCTTCACCTTCGGCGACAGCCGTGCCCTGTGCGACGAGGTGCTGGCCCTGGTGCGAGCGGGGGCCAAGACGGCCACCTGCGCCCGTCTGGCCGAATTCACGGAAGAGAGCGCGCCCATGCCGGTGGTTGGTCGCCGCGACATCGCGCTGGACTGGGACGGTGCCCCCGCGGTCGAACTGGAGACCCGGGAGGTCCGGCTGTTGCGGTTCGACCAGATGACCGAAGCGATGGTGCGCCCCCAGGCCGAATTCCGCGACCTGGCGCATTGGCAACAGGGCTACGGAGCCTATTTCCGCCGCCAGGGTCTGGCCGCGCCCGAGGCGGAGATGATTGTTTGGGAACGGTTCCGCCTGCTGCGGGACTTCGCTGCGGACGGAAGTAACGGACCTGACGAAACCAACGGAACGGAGCGAAGATCATGA
- a CDS encoding YrhK family protein, with protein sequence MKFFRHENRENSHRSRRIYALFEIAYTMVDFAAAATFIVGSVLFFFQDLQTAGTWFFLVGSILFAVKPTLRMARELKLASMGDTEDLAERLKDH encoded by the coding sequence ATGAAATTCTTTCGCCACGAAAACCGGGAAAACAGCCACCGCAGCCGGCGCATCTACGCGCTGTTCGAAATCGCCTATACAATGGTCGATTTCGCCGCTGCGGCGACGTTCATCGTGGGCTCTGTCCTCTTTTTCTTCCAGGACCTCCAGACGGCGGGCACCTGGTTCTTCCTCGTGGGGTCCATCCTCTTTGCCGTCAAGCCGACACTGCGCATGGCGCGGGAACTCAAACTTGCTTCGATGGGCGATACCGAAGACCTCGCCGAACGCCTGAAGGATCATTGA
- the rpsU gene encoding 30S ribosomal protein S21 produces the protein MQVSVRDNNVDQALRALKKKLQREGVFREMKLKQHFEKPSEKKAREKAEAIRRARKLARKKAQREGLL, from the coding sequence ATGCAGGTCAGTGTTCGCGACAACAATGTCGATCAGGCGCTCCGCGCCCTGAAGAAAAAGCTGCAACGCGAAGGCGTTTTCCGTGAAATGAAGCTCAAGCAACATTTCGAAAAACCGTCGGAAAAGAAAGCCCGCGAGAAAGCCGAAGCGATCCGCCGTGCGCGCAAGCTCGCACGCAAGAAAGCGCAACGCGAAGGTCTTCTCTGA
- a CDS encoding NAD(P)H-quinone oxidoreductase, translating into MRVIEISKPGGPEVLIPAERSAPEPAPGQVRLKVAFAGVNRPDAAQRAGNYAPPPTASDLPGLEASGEVVAIGAGVPESAMGAQVCALLPGGGYAEEVVTPWAHCLPVPSGMSMRDAACLPENYFTVWTNVFMRGALKKGEVFLVHGGSSGIGTTAIQLAAHFGARVFATAGSAEKCAKCVELGAERAINYREEDFVEVVKEAAGGADVILDMVGGDYIPRNVKLLNIAGRLVQIAFLGGPKAELNFAQVMVKRLTITGSTLRPQTDEMKAEIAEGLRDQVWPLLDAGRIFPVIDTEFALDDAAKAHALMETSTHIGKIVLKVGG; encoded by the coding sequence ATGCGCGTCATCGAGATTTCCAAACCCGGCGGTCCGGAGGTTCTGATCCCGGCCGAGCGGTCGGCGCCGGAACCGGCGCCGGGCCAGGTCCGGCTGAAAGTGGCCTTTGCCGGGGTGAATCGCCCGGATGCCGCCCAACGCGCGGGCAATTATGCGCCGCCGCCCACCGCCAGCGACCTGCCCGGCCTTGAAGCCTCCGGAGAAGTCGTGGCCATCGGCGCGGGCGTGCCCGAGAGCGCCATGGGCGCGCAGGTCTGTGCATTGTTGCCCGGCGGCGGCTACGCCGAGGAAGTCGTGACCCCCTGGGCCCATTGCCTGCCGGTGCCCAGCGGCATGTCGATGCGCGATGCCGCCTGCCTGCCGGAGAACTACTTTACCGTCTGGACCAACGTGTTCATGCGCGGCGCCCTGAAGAAGGGCGAGGTCTTTCTGGTGCACGGAGGCTCCTCCGGGATCGGGACAACGGCGATCCAGCTGGCCGCCCATTTCGGCGCCCGTGTCTTTGCCACAGCCGGATCGGCGGAGAAATGCGCCAAATGCGTCGAGCTGGGCGCCGAGCGCGCGATCAACTACCGCGAGGAAGATTTCGTCGAGGTGGTGAAAGAGGCCGCCGGCGGCGCAGACGTGATCCTGGACATGGTGGGCGGCGATTACATCCCGCGCAACGTCAAGCTGCTGAACATCGCCGGGCGGCTGGTGCAGATCGCCTTTCTTGGTGGGCCCAAGGCAGAGCTGAACTTTGCCCAGGTCATGGTCAAGCGGCTGACGATCACCGGCTCCACCCTGCGGCCGCAGACAGACGAGATGAAGGCGGAGATCGCGGAGGGCCTGCGCGACCAGGTCTGGCCACTGCTGGACGCTGGCCGGATCTTTCCGGTGATCGACACCGAATTCGCGCTGGACGACGCGGCCAAGGCCCATGCGCTGATGGAAACCTCCACCCATATCGGCAAGATCGTCCTGAAGGTCGGCGGCTGA
- the pheT gene encoding phenylalanine--tRNA ligase subunit beta → MKFTLSWLKDHLETTATLPEILDTLTDLGLEVEGVEDPAARLRGFTLAKVTEAEQHPDADRLRVCKVTTDEGEKQIVCGAPNARAGITVVLAKPGMYIPGLDITISVGKIRGVESHGMMASERELELSDEHDGIIELPSGEVGEEFADWLAQHRPAAVDPVIEIAITPNRPDALGVRGVARDLAARGLGTLKPLPDAPLPATTGPCPVEVTIADNAADGCHVFAGRLIRGVKNGPSPAWLQQKLRAIGLRPISALVDVTNLFTHDLNRPLHVFDADKIAGPLRIHRAAGGEELLALDEKTYAMPQGALVISDDNGVESIGGIMGGLASGCTEETQNVFVEAAFWDFVSIAHAGRALKVNSDARYRNERGIDPGFNMEGLDRACALIVDLCGGAVSDVVTAGAVPDVARAYRLDTDRCSSLVGMDIPADDQRATLERLGFVMEGDMAHVPSWRPDVQGEADLVEEVARIASLTRLEPKPMPRVTAGVPRPILTPLQAREQRARRTAAALGYNECVTYSFIDRAAATLFGGGDDATMVANPISSEMSHMRPALLPGLLQAAARNQARGFTDMALFEVGAAWHGGEPGEQHTQVTGLLVGRTGPKDVHGASRPVDVYDAKADAEAILAALGAPAKVQILRDGPDYLHPGRHGRICLGPKKMLAAFGEVHPRVLQALDVKGPAVAFTLWPEEIPQPRNSDTARPALHLNDLQAVDRDFAFVVDADVQALDLVNAAAGADKTLIAEVRVFDEFIGGSLGEGRKSLALTVRVQPVDKTLTEKEIEALSQKIVDKVAKATGGTLRG, encoded by the coding sequence ATGAAATTCACCCTGTCCTGGCTGAAAGACCACCTGGAAACCACGGCGACCCTGCCCGAGATCCTGGATACGCTGACCGATCTGGGGCTGGAGGTCGAGGGCGTCGAAGACCCCGCCGCCCGTCTGCGCGGCTTTACCCTGGCCAAGGTGACGGAGGCGGAGCAGCACCCGGATGCGGACCGGCTGCGGGTGTGCAAGGTCACCACCGACGAGGGCGAGAAACAGATCGTCTGCGGCGCGCCGAACGCGCGGGCGGGCATCACCGTCGTCCTGGCCAAGCCGGGGATGTATATTCCCGGCCTCGATATCACGATTTCCGTGGGCAAGATCCGCGGCGTCGAAAGCCATGGCATGATGGCCTCGGAGCGGGAGCTGGAGCTGTCGGACGAACATGACGGCATCATCGAACTGCCCTCGGGCGAGGTGGGGGAGGAATTCGCCGACTGGCTGGCGCAGCACCGCCCCGCCGCCGTGGACCCGGTGATCGAGATCGCGATCACCCCCAACCGCCCCGATGCGTTGGGCGTGCGCGGGGTGGCCCGGGATCTGGCTGCGCGCGGGCTGGGCACGCTGAAGCCGCTGCCCGATGCGCCCCTGCCCGCCACCACCGGCCCCTGCCCGGTGGAGGTGACGATTGCCGATAATGCCGCCGATGGCTGCCACGTCTTTGCCGGGCGCCTGATCCGGGGGGTGAAGAACGGCCCCAGCCCCGCCTGGCTGCAACAGAAGCTGCGCGCCATCGGCTTGCGCCCGATTTCGGCGCTGGTGGATGTGACCAACCTGTTCACCCACGATCTGAACCGTCCTCTGCACGTCTTCGATGCCGACAAGATCGCGGGCCCGCTGCGCATCCACCGCGCCGCCGGAGGCGAAGAACTGCTGGCCCTGGATGAAAAGACCTATGCCATGCCGCAGGGCGCGCTGGTGATTTCCGACGACAACGGCGTGGAAAGCATCGGCGGTATCATGGGCGGCCTGGCCTCCGGCTGTACGGAGGAGACGCAGAACGTCTTTGTCGAGGCGGCATTCTGGGATTTCGTCTCCATCGCCCATGCCGGGCGCGCCCTGAAGGTCAATTCCGACGCCCGCTACCGCAACGAACGCGGCATCGACCCCGGCTTCAACATGGAGGGGCTGGACCGGGCCTGCGCCCTGATTGTGGATCTTTGCGGTGGCGCGGTTTCGGATGTGGTGACTGCGGGTGCGGTGCCCGATGTAGCCCGCGCCTATCGACTGGATACGGACCGCTGTTCCTCGCTTGTCGGGATGGATATCCCGGCCGACGATCAGCGCGCGACGCTGGAACGTCTGGGCTTTGTCATGGAGGGGGACATGGCGCATGTCCCGTCCTGGCGGCCTGATGTCCAGGGAGAGGCCGACCTGGTCGAAGAGGTGGCGCGCATCGCCTCCCTCACCCGGCTGGAGCCCAAACCGATGCCGCGCGTCACCGCCGGCGTGCCGCGCCCGATCCTGACGCCGTTGCAGGCCCGCGAGCAACGCGCCCGCCGTACCGCCGCCGCGCTGGGGTACAATGAATGCGTCACCTACAGCTTCATCGATCGGGCGGCCGCCACGCTGTTCGGCGGGGGCGATGATGCGACGATGGTGGCCAATCCGATCTCGTCCGAGATGAGCCACATGCGCCCCGCGCTGCTGCCCGGATTGTTGCAAGCCGCCGCCCGCAATCAGGCGCGCGGCTTCACGGACATGGCCCTGTTCGAGGTCGGCGCCGCCTGGCATGGTGGCGAGCCGGGCGAACAGCACACCCAGGTCACCGGCCTGCTGGTCGGTCGCACGGGGCCCAAGGACGTGCACGGCGCCAGCCGTCCTGTCGATGTCTACGATGCCAAGGCCGATGCGGAGGCGATCCTGGCCGCCCTGGGCGCTCCTGCCAAGGTGCAGATCCTGCGCGACGGGCCGGATTACCTGCACCCCGGTCGTCACGGGCGCATCTGCCTGGGGCCGAAGAAGATGCTGGCCGCCTTTGGCGAGGTGCATCCGCGCGTGTTGCAGGCGCTGGACGTGAAGGGGCCCGCCGTGGCCTTTACCCTCTGGCCGGAGGAGATCCCCCAGCCGCGCAATTCCGACACCGCCCGCCCGGCGCTGCATCTGAACGACCTGCAAGCGGTGGACCGCGATTTCGCCTTTGTCGTCGATGCGGATGTGCAGGCGCTGGACCTGGTGAACGCGGCCGCCGGCGCGGACAAGACACTGATCGCCGAAGTGCGCGTCTTTGACGAATTCATCGGCGGGTCGCTGGGGGAGGGGCGCAAATCGCTTGCCCTGACCGTGCGCGTACAGCCGGTGGACAAGACCCTGACCGAAAAGGAAATCGAGGCGCTGTCGCAGAAGATCGTCGACAAGGTGGCGAAGGCCACCGGCGGCACCCTGCGCGGCTGA
- a CDS encoding YtoQ family protein — MTLNVYLSGEIHTDWRDQIIAGARDLDLDIAFFAPVTDHGASDDCGVAILGAEERKFWHDRKGAQLNAIRTRMGIEQADVVVVRFGEKYKQWNAAFDAGYAAALGKSLIVMHGADHQHALKEVDAAAQAVTETPQQVVDCLRYVLTGALPG; from the coding sequence ATGACCCTGAATGTCTATCTGTCCGGCGAGATCCACACCGATTGGCGGGATCAGATCATCGCGGGAGCCCGCGATCTGGATCTGGACATCGCCTTCTTCGCGCCGGTCACGGACCACGGTGCCAGTGACGATTGCGGCGTCGCGATCCTGGGCGCGGAAGAGCGGAAGTTCTGGCACGACCGCAAGGGCGCCCAGCTGAATGCCATCCGCACCCGTATGGGGATCGAACAGGCCGACGTCGTCGTCGTGCGGTTCGGGGAGAAGTACAAGCAGTGGAACGCGGCCTTTGACGCGGGCTATGCGGCCGCCTTGGGCAAGTCGCTGATCGTGATGCACGGCGCGGACCATCAGCACGCGCTGAAGGAAGTGGATGCCGCCGCGCAAGCCGTCACGGAAACGCCGCAGCAGGTGGTGGATTGCCTGCGCTACGTGCTGACCGGCGCGCTGCCCGGCTGA
- the mscL gene encoding large conductance mechanosensitive channel protein MscL → MLNEFKAFIAKGNVMDMAVGIIIGAAFTAIVKSMVDDLINPIIGLFTGGMDFTNNFVVLSGDVAYDSLEAAREGGAAVFAYGAFMMAVINFLIVAFVVFMLVKAVNRAKAQVVAQEKTAPAEEKPAGPTQLDVLLEIRDSLKTRA, encoded by the coding sequence ATGCTGAATGAATTCAAGGCTTTCATCGCCAAGGGTAATGTCATGGACATGGCCGTCGGGATCATCATCGGGGCGGCCTTTACCGCCATCGTCAAAAGCATGGTGGACGATCTCATCAATCCGATCATCGGCTTGTTCACCGGTGGGATGGATTTCACCAATAATTTCGTCGTCCTGTCCGGCGACGTGGCCTATGACAGCCTTGAGGCCGCGCGCGAAGGCGGGGCGGCAGTCTTTGCCTACGGGGCTTTCATGATGGCGGTGATCAACTTCCTGATCGTGGCTTTTGTCGTCTTCATGCTGGTGAAGGCCGTGAACCGGGCCAAGGCCCAGGTCGTCGCGCAGGAGAAAACCGCCCCCGCAGAGGAGAAGCCCGCAGGCCCCACGCAGCTGGACGTGCTGTTGGAAATCCGCGATTCGCTGAAGACGCGGGCCTGA
- the rpmI gene encoding 50S ribosomal protein L35: MPKMKTKSSCKKRFKVTASGRIKAGQAGKRHGMIKRTNKFIRDARGTTTLSKADEQIIKPMMPYAR; this comes from the coding sequence ATGCCCAAGATGAAGACAAAGTCGAGCTGCAAGAAGCGGTTCAAGGTCACGGCCTCGGGCCGGATCAAGGCTGGTCAGGCCGGCAAGCGCCACGGCATGATCAAGCGCACCAACAAATTCATCCGCGACGCGCGCGGAACCACCACGCTGTCGAAGGCTGATGAACAGATCATCAAGCCGATGATGCCCTACGCACGCTAA
- the pheS gene encoding phenylalanine--tRNA ligase subunit alpha encodes MDDLKAKWLEAIGAAADESALETLRVQAVGKKGEISLKMRELGRMTAEERQVAGPALNALKDEINSALSARKAALGDAALEARLRAEWLDVTLPGRPGRQGSVHPVSQVWEECTAIFADMGFAVAEGPQIETDWYNFDALNIPGHHPARAEMDTFYMHRAEGDDRPPHVLRTHTSPVQIRSMLDQGAPIRIIAPGRVYRADYDQTHTPMFHQIEGLAIDRDLSMANLKWVLEEFFSAFFGTKVKTRFRASHFPFTEPSAEVDIQCSFEGGMVKVGQGDDWLEVLGSGMVHPKVLKAGGIDPDEYQGFAFGMGIDRIAMLKYGIPDLRAFFDSDLRWLRHYGFSALQVPTIRGGV; translated from the coding sequence ATGGACGATCTGAAAGCGAAGTGGCTGGAAGCCATCGGGGCGGCGGCGGACGAATCCGCGCTGGAAACCCTGCGGGTGCAGGCAGTGGGCAAGAAGGGCGAGATCAGCCTGAAGATGCGAGAGCTGGGCAGGATGACGGCCGAGGAACGGCAGGTCGCCGGCCCCGCGCTGAACGCCCTGAAGGACGAGATCAATTCCGCCCTTTCCGCGCGCAAGGCTGCATTGGGTGATGCGGCGCTGGAGGCCCGGCTGCGCGCCGAATGGCTGGACGTGACCCTGCCCGGCCGGCCCGGCCGCCAGGGCAGCGTGCACCCCGTTTCCCAGGTCTGGGAGGAATGCACCGCGATCTTCGCCGACATGGGCTTTGCCGTGGCCGAAGGGCCGCAGATCGAAACCGACTGGTACAATTTCGACGCGCTGAACATCCCCGGCCATCATCCCGCCCGGGCCGAGATGGATACCTTTTACATGCACCGGGCCGAGGGCGACGACCGTCCGCCCCATGTGTTGCGCACCCATACATCGCCGGTGCAGATCCGCTCCATGCTGGATCAGGGGGCGCCGATCCGCATCATCGCGCCGGGGCGCGTCTACCGCGCAGATTACGACCAGACCCACACGCCGATGTTCCACCAGATCGAGGGGCTGGCGATCGACCGCGACCTGTCGATGGCGAACCTGAAATGGGTGCTTGAGGAATTCTTCTCGGCCTTCTTCGGCACGAAGGTAAAGACCCGCTTCCGCGCCTCCCACTTCCCCTTCACCGAACCTTCGGCGGAAGTGGACATCCAATGCTCCTTCGAGGGGGGTATGGTGAAGGTCGGGCAGGGCGACGACTGGTTGGAGGTTCTGGGCTCCGGCATGGTGCACCCCAAGGTTCTGAAGGCCGGGGGGATCGATCCCGATGAATACCAGGGTTTCGCCTTCGGCATGGGGATCGACCGGATCGCGATGCTGAAATACGGCATCCCCGACCTGCGCGCCTTCTTCGACAGCGACCTGCGCTGGCTGCGCCACTACGGCTTCAGCGCGTTGCAGGTGCCGACCATCCGGGGCGGGGTGTGA
- the rplT gene encoding 50S ribosomal protein L20 — protein sequence MSRVKGGTTTHARHKKVIKAAKGYYGRRKNTFKVARQAVDKANQYATRDRHNRKRSFRALWIQRINAAVRAHDEALTYSRFINGLTLAGIEVDRKVLADLAVNEPEAFGAIVDKAKGALAA from the coding sequence ATGTCCCGAGTCAAAGGTGGAACCACCACCCACGCCCGCCACAAGAAGGTCATCAAGGCAGCCAAAGGCTATTACGGCCGCCGCAAGAACACCTTCAAGGTTGCCCGCCAGGCCGTTGACAAGGCCAATCAATACGCGACGCGCGACCGCCATAACCGCAAGCGCAGCTTCCGCGCGCTGTGGATCCAGCGGATCAACGCCGCCGTCCGTGCCCATGACGAAGCGCTGACCTATTCCCGCTTCATCAATGGCCTGACCCTGGCCGGTATCGAAGTGGACCGCAAGGTTCTGGCCGATCTCGCCGTGAACGAGCCCGAAGCCTTCGGTGCCATCGTGGACAAAGCCAAGGGCGCGCTGGCCGCGTAA
- a CDS encoding DUF1244 domain-containing protein: MDDQTRIELEAAAFRTLRDHLMKQRRDVQNIDLMNLAGFCRNCLSRWYQEAANARDIPMSKDEAREIFYGMPYETWKTDHQTPATDEQAADFRKSHDENVRSSGD; the protein is encoded by the coding sequence ATGGATGACCAGACCCGCATCGAACTTGAAGCGGCCGCCTTTCGCACGTTGCGCGACCACCTGATGAAGCAGCGCCGCGATGTGCAGAACATCGATCTGATGAACCTGGCCGGGTTCTGCCGCAACTGCCTGTCGCGCTGGTACCAGGAGGCCGCGAATGCCCGCGACATCCCGATGAGCAAGGACGAGGCGCGCGAAATCTTCTACGGAATGCCTTACGAGACCTGGAAGACCGACCATCAGACGCCGGCCACTGACGAGCAGGCCGCAGACTTCCGCAAGAGCCATGACGAAAATGTCAGAAGTTCAGGCGACTGA
- a CDS encoding COQ9 family protein, whose amino-acid sequence MSESHTPDPAQALLDAALSHVPFDGWSSATLSAAARDADVSPALARALYPRGAVDLALAYHRRGDAEMVRRLTAADLSELRFRDRIAHAVRLRLDGADRELVRRGATLFALPPHAADGARAVWGTVDAIWTALGDTSDDINWYSKRATLSGVYSATVLYWLGDETPDAEATWAFLDRRIDNVMQFEKVKARVTSGPMGRVLAGPLSVLERVRKPGGRRGFPGSVGG is encoded by the coding sequence ATGAGCGAAAGCCACACCCCCGATCCGGCCCAGGCCCTGCTGGACGCCGCGCTGAGCCATGTGCCCTTTGACGGCTGGAGCAGCGCCACGCTGAGCGCCGCGGCGCGGGATGCGGATGTGTCGCCGGCGCTGGCGCGGGCGCTCTATCCGCGCGGCGCGGTGGATCTGGCGCTGGCCTATCACCGGCGCGGCGATGCCGAGATGGTGCGCCGCCTGACCGCCGCCGACCTTTCGGAGCTGCGGTTTCGCGACCGCATCGCCCATGCCGTGCGGCTGCGCCTTGACGGGGCGGACCGGGAGCTGGTGCGCCGGGGCGCGACGCTGTTCGCCTTGCCACCCCACGCCGCCGACGGCGCGCGTGCGGTCTGGGGCACCGTCGACGCGATCTGGACCGCGCTTGGCGACACCTCCGATGACATCAACTGGTATTCCAAGCGCGCCACGCTGTCCGGCGTCTATTCCGCCACTGTCCTCTACTGGCTGGGCGACGAGACCCCGGATGCAGAGGCGACCTGGGCATTTCTGGACCGGCGCATCGACAATGTCATGCAGTTCGAGAAGGTGAAGGCCCGCGTGACCTCCGGCCCGATGGGGCGGGTGCTGGCCGGGCCATTGTCGGTGCTGGAGCGGGTGCGCAAACCCGGCGGGCGGCGCGGCTTTCCCGGTTCCGTCGGCGGGTGA
- the pyk gene encoding pyruvate kinase: MRRLRNTKIVATLGPSSSDYEMIRALHEAGADVFRLNMSHGTHDEIREKHRIIRKVERDVDRPIGILADLQGPKLRVGTFANGSEELEPGAIFRLDLKEEEGTLSRVTLPHPEIFAALEPGADLLVNDGKIRLKVRDCGADWADCEVTIGGTISNRKGVNVPDAVLPLAALSEKDRGDLEFVCQLGVDWLALSFVQRAEDVTEARTLADGRAAILSKIEKPAAVKAFDEILEVSDGIMVARGDLGVEMPVQAVPPIQKRLVRACRKAAKPVIVATQMLESMIESPMPTRAEVSDVAAAIYEGTDAVMLSAESAAGQYPVEAVTTMDRVAQEVENDPNYRQIIEASRTDVRGSVADGIVAAAREIAETTDIRVICCFTQSGRTALLTARERARVPILAMTSLRGTARRLTLSWGVICLMTSELERFKQAVVNGARGARQMGLADESDQIVITAGVPFNTPGTTNILRVAPCDERLIFASTPD, encoded by the coding sequence ATGAGACGCCTGCGCAACACCAAGATCGTCGCAACCCTTGGGCCGTCATCGTCGGATTACGAGATGATCCGCGCCCTGCACGAAGCGGGGGCCGATGTCTTTCGCCTGAACATGTCGCACGGCACGCACGACGAAATTCGCGAGAAACATCGGATTATCCGCAAGGTAGAGCGGGACGTGGATCGCCCCATCGGCATTCTGGCCGATCTTCAGGGTCCAAAGCTGCGCGTCGGCACCTTTGCCAACGGCTCGGAGGAGCTGGAGCCGGGCGCGATCTTCCGTCTCGACCTCAAGGAAGAAGAGGGCACCCTCAGCCGTGTAACTCTGCCGCATCCCGAGATTTTCGCCGCGCTGGAGCCGGGCGCCGACTTGCTGGTCAATGACGGCAAGATACGCCTGAAAGTCCGCGATTGTGGCGCCGACTGGGCCGATTGCGAGGTCACGATCGGCGGCACCATCTCCAACCGCAAGGGCGTCAACGTGCCTGACGCGGTGCTGCCTCTGGCCGCCCTGTCCGAAAAGGATCGCGGGGATCTGGAATTCGTCTGTCAGCTGGGGGTCGACTGGCTGGCCCTGTCCTTTGTCCAGCGCGCCGAAGACGTGACCGAAGCCCGCACCCTGGCCGATGGCCGGGCCGCGATCCTGTCCAAGATCGAGAAACCCGCCGCCGTGAAGGCCTTTGACGAGATCCTCGAAGTCTCCGACGGGATCATGGTCGCGCGCGGCGATCTGGGCGTGGAAATGCCCGTGCAGGCCGTGCCGCCGATTCAGAAACGTCTGGTCCGCGCCTGCCGCAAGGCCGCGAAACCGGTGATCGTCGCCACCCAGATGCTGGAAAGCATGATCGAAAGCCCGATGCCCACCCGGGCCGAGGTTTCGGACGTGGCCGCCGCCATCTACGAGGGCACCGATGCGGTGATGCTGTCGGCCGAATCCGCGGCGGGGCAATACCCGGTGGAGGCGGTCACCACCATGGACCGTGTGGCGCAGGAGGTAGAGAACGACCCGAACTACCGCCAGATCATCGAAGCCTCGCGCACCGATGTGCGCGGCTCCGTCGCCGACGGCATCGTCGCCGCCGCGCGGGAGATCGCCGAGACGACGGATATCCGCGTCATCTGCTGCTTTACCCAAAGCGGCCGCACCGCGCTTCTGACCGCGCGCGAACGCGCCCGCGTGCCGATCCTGGCGATGACCTCGCTGCGCGGCACGGCACGGCGGCTGACCCTCAGCTGGGGCGTGATCTGCCTGATGACGAGCGAACTGGAGCGGTTCAAGCAGGCGGTGGTCAACGGCGCGCGCGGCGCCCGCCAGATGGGCCTGGCCGATGAATCCGACCAGATCGTGATCACCGCCGGCGTGCCCTTCAACACGCCCGGAACCACCAACATCCTGCGCGTGGCCCCCTGCGACGAACGTTTGATCTTTGCCTCCACCCCGGACTAG
- a CDS encoding glutathione S-transferase N-terminal domain-containing protein: MFPDDFPITARWPATDPKVIQLYSYPTPNGVKASIMLEETGLPYEAHLVTLSDDDVKSDAFLSLNPNNKIPALIDPTAANGPVELFESGAILIYLAEKTGKFLPADGAARADVLKWLMWQMGGLGPMLGQLGFFYRFAGKDIEDPRPRDRYIGEARRLLTVLNGALDGQDWIAGDYSIADIAIVPWLRAIDFYEAHDVLGTADFANIAAYRARFEARPAVQKGLNIPKPPNS; the protein is encoded by the coding sequence ATGTTTCCCGACGATTTTCCCATCACCGCCCGCTGGCCCGCCACGGATCCCAAGGTGATCCAGCTTTATTCCTATCCCACGCCCAACGGTGTGAAGGCCTCCATCATGCTGGAGGAAACCGGCCTGCCCTACGAGGCGCATCTGGTCACCCTGTCCGACGATGACGTGAAAAGCGATGCGTTCCTGTCCCTGAACCCCAACAACAAGATCCCCGCCCTGATCGACCCGACCGCCGCCAATGGCCCGGTGGAGCTGTTCGAATCCGGTGCCATCCTGATCTACCTGGCCGAAAAGACGGGCAAGTTCCTGCCGGCGGATGGCGCGGCGCGGGCTGATGTCCTGAAATGGCTGATGTGGCAGATGGGTGGGCTGGGCCCGATGCTGGGGCAGCTGGGGTTTTTCTACCGGTTCGCCGGCAAAGATATCGAAGATCCCCGCCCGCGCGACCGCTACATCGGCGAGGCGCGGCGGCTTCTGACGGTCCTGAATGGCGCGCTTGACGGTCAGGACTGGATCGCGGGCGATTACTCCATCGCGGATATCGCCATCGTACCCTGGCTGCGGGCGATTGATTTCTACGAGGCGCATGATGTGCTTGGCACGGCGGATTTCGCCAATATCGCCGCCTACCGCGCCCGGTTCGAGGCACGCCCCGCGGTTCAGAAAGGTCTGAACATTCCGAAGCCTCCGAATTCCTGA